The genomic stretch CAAACTACTTTCACCTATGGCCAGTCTCGAGAGAAACAACAAAATCCTGCTAGATTTGGTGCGACAGCCAGGTAACAACTTGTGTGCTGACTGTGGAGCTCCTGGTGAGTACCCTGACAAAGCTTCATAGCCACAGTATATTAATTTTGAAATGATACATACATCTCTCTGACTGATTTACAACAACACATGTTTTGTCAAAGACCACTGTACCTGATGTCTGTGAGactgaacacattttctttatcaaAGTTAAAGAATGGTAAACAATAAGGTGTGCCATGTGGCCATGTGGTGCTGTTtgttaacataactttcattattttttatcagtATTGTTTTATAACCAAGTCAAGTTTCACAATCAACTTTCATAAGGGGGAAGTGGCTGCTGCTATATTCTGCGGCATGATCTCACTGTTCCTCCTCTACCAGTCTGCCACCATCACTGACGAGAACAGCCCATTGTCATTGTGCGAGAGTCAAAGATGAGCAAGAAATCAGATGCTTGAATTAAAGTCACTGTTCAATTTACACACAGATTTTTAATGCATGTTATAACTAATAAGAAGAGACTGTGATTGTCACTCCCAGTTTATTATGTTGTGGTGTGTAGTTGCCGCTTATACACTGAAGTTCATAGTGTATTTAGTTCCTTCTTACAGTGTAGATGTTGTTATGTGCTTCTCTGCTCACAGAACCTGACTGGGCCTCCTACACTCTCGGTGTCTTTGTGTGCCTGAACTGCTCAGGGATGCATCGTAATCTGCCTGCTGTCAGCAAAGTCAAATCCATTCGTCTGGATCGCTGGGAGGATTCACTAGTAGAGGTATAGCATtgtgtttgtattcattttatatGGACAgcttaaaacagttttttgttcACCTCAcgtttttatattttgaaagTGTACGTTTTAAGTCAaattccaactccaacatttttttttttttttttcgatgtATAATCTTTTGTTGACATAAACAGTTTTTCTActttggaaacaaaacaaaaaacctatACTTCTAAAATTGCtgagtttaaaggtgcattccATAATAATTTTATTTGAAAACCTCAAAAAGATTAACTACAATCATCtagagaatgtgaagaaataacagtgttgaGATCATGATTACTGTGTAATATGTagaagagatatctactgaagctaacatgctaacaagctagcctgCATCTCTTTCTTAAGCTCCTGTGCTAGAGGTGCATGCCCCGGTGACTCCAAGGTCACTGTTCAGacagctagctgcatggctaacagagctaattAGTAAGCATCTACAGTAAGCAGCAATTAGTGCTTACTGTGGTTACATGCTGACCCCTATGTGTTTTGTCCTGACCAtgaatttaacttttttacattttgcacctgTAAAGtgaataataatttaatatttttatttgcaaCCTTTAACTTCTAAGCAACCAATTACTGACAAATCTTGTTCACAGCTCGACGTGaacaatatttgttttgtatgttcGTTCCTGAAACTCAAAGTTCCCTGTTTTTCTGAAGAATAAACCTAAGTTAACCTAACAAAAGATTTCAGTGTGGCAAAACCCTTTATTGGTTAAATTTAAAAGTTAAGAAttgatgtaaaaaataaataaattgtgaaGACAGCTGTCTTGAAATGATGACTTTTCTTAGCATTTTCTTtcacagtgtatatatatttttgtctgtgtattttcatattttttatttttttctcttttccttattttaattgttattgttccttttctttatttttagcaTTGTCTCGAGAGGCATGTGGCCTTATTACATACTGTATGAGCATGTCACAGATAAAacatatgttttgtttgtagtctcATGTGGAATGTGTTGGGTAAGTCCGCTCTGCAAGACAGGGACCTACGAATGAAAACAGAAGATAATGAACTCTAATCGTGATTGTGTGCAGTTCATGCAGAAGATGGGAAATTCTGCAGCCAGAGCCATTTATGAGAAGTATGTCCCTGCCTTCTTTTACCGGCCGCAACAAAAAGACTGCAAGTGAGTGACCGCAACACATTCACATCATTAGCTCAGTGAAAATGTAGAATCAACCAACGGTCTATTTAGTGAATGGGACCAGAGAGGTACAGAAAGAGGAACAGACACCAAACAGCCGGGTGCAGAGGTGGAGTTGCTCCAGACAGTATGAATCACACTCATTCATCAGTGAGAGGTCTATATCTTTTCAGTCGCTGGTATTTACTTAACCATTCATGTTTTATCCATGAGGAAAGTGTAATGAGtgttttgctttgctttcaGTGTTCTTAAGGACCAGTGGATCCGTGCAAAGTATGAAAGAGGAGAATTCACAGGAGAAAACAGCCACTGTCAGCAAGCCTATAGTTCTGGTGATTATCCTCATCATATTCTTTCCGTCAGCAAATTTTTCAGAACTTTGCATTCATTTCCGTGCTTAATATGCTGTTTAGTTTCTCCTCatctcttttatttatttgatgcTACCAACACAGACGTGTTTGAGTCGATGCTATGGAAGAAGGGCAAAGACAACAAGCAGTTTCTTAAGAGGGTCTTCCTGCTGTCCCGCAAAGACTTCACCCTCAGATACTTCATCAAAGAGGATGTGAGTAGCTCTTTTGCCTGTTCATCATTTACTCTGCAGTGTGAAATGAGCACATATCAGCTAATCCCTTCGAATGCTTCCTCAAAGTCCAAGGTCCCCAAAGCGGTCATCTCCATGAAGGACCTGAATGCAGTTTTCCAGCCAGAGAAGATCAGCCACGCTCACGGCCTGCAGATCTCCTACCTGCACGACGAGCGCATGAGGAATCTGTTTGTGTATCATGAGAATGGACAGGTGAGCTCGGgtgcagttgtgtttttttgctctaCGCTTTGATACAAACATGTCTTAACTTGGCAAACGTGGCATACAAAACCTGAAACATCTGTCTTCGACCTTTTGATCCTAAATTTGGTGTCAGAGCTGAGAAAGATGATTTGATCTAGACCCAGTTCCATTCCAGTTTACTTGCGTGGTTGCAGTTTATGTGCTCCTGATGTGCTCTTTTATATCTAATGCCTCACAGGTAATTGTATCCTTGTTCAATGCTATCCGGGCAACACGCTTGGCATACCTGCAGAAGAAACATCCCACTCTTCATGTTAATGACGTGAGACACATTTTTATACTATATAAATCTCAGATGAATTGTTAAAGGTACAGAGTCACAGAGTCACAGGTATCTCCACCgcttttacacattaaagtgtcttAACAGGTTTTGGGGAGTACTAAAGAGTACATGATAAAGGTtgaataaagccttttgtggctccaggggAGGCtgcgtgtaatctgataaattacctcAAGTGATTTCACTCAGTGGCAacactgcattgtgggtaatgtaggttcCAGGTTTTGAGAAAAGCAGCCCACTGGCCTAACATTGTCCTCTAATATGGCAGAACCACAGATAAACTCTTTTTACTCCACGCATTCTTCTTCCCTTTTCAAaatctggtgcctacattacccacaatgcaacttcagcactgagtgacatcagtggAAGCAATTTGTTAGATTAAATGtagcttcctctggagtcacaaGAGGCTTTACTCTACTTTTTCCCcattaaacacactttaaaatgtaaaaattggTAGATTTACCCTATGAAATGCAATTTTTGTTTGGTTCTTTTGTTCAGTTAAGGGTGTCACCTGTCTTTCTTTGCACAGTTAATACCTCAGATAACAAGACATTGCCTGAAGGAGGGGTACATGGAGAAAACTGGCCCCACGGTATGTCAAGTATCTGAATCTATTGGATTTGTTTACTTTTGTTGTATCTGTCAAATtcatttctgcatttttttcctctctttctttctctttctcggTCTATATGTCCTGTTTTTtcgtgtgcttgtgtgttttcagcaacGAGAGCCATTCAAGAAAAGGTGGTTCACACTGTGCTCAGGAAACAGAAAGCTTCTATATTTCAAATCTCCACTGGTAATTAACACATAATGCCACTGTCtctagagtgtgtgtgtgcgtttaaGGTGTGtaaagaataagaaaataaaagcataacaacatttacaaaaaagacacagttatgagaaaaacaatgaaagacATTGCATTATTTTATAAGTAGACAACATTTCCAGCTTTGACTCAAATGCAGAGATTGGCCTAATGCGACACCATCGGTAGTGTTTGCAGTTAATGAAAGTCATGCTTCCCTTTGTTTTCCCTGTCAGGACGCCACAGAGTTGGGTGCTGTCTTCATCGGCACAGAGAGCCACAGCTACTCTGTCTCAGAGATCAGCGGCCGGAGCACGAGGGGAGGCCGATGGCACTGTGGCATCACGCTGCAGACTCCAGGCAGgcagtttgtgttcatgtgtgagcaggagcaggagcagagggAGTGGTTGGAGGCCATCACAAAGGTCATCTCTCAAGCCATGACCCCAGAGGACTACGCTAGTAagacaatgttattatataccTGATAAAACACTGTACAGCTTCCCTTGTTTATCAGGTGTATGAACACAAAGTCCATATGTGAATACGCACTTTTTCTTTAATATACTGTAGACGAAGCCAACCTGGGACGGGGGAAATGACTGGAAAAGATCTACCTGCTGGATGTAATAACTATCCTTTTTGGGACATATAAGACTGAAAGGCTTACTTCCAAAGGACGTCCTGAACCTGTCAGTGGACTGCTCGACATCGCTGACAAATGATCAGCTCTCACTTTGCACAGACTACAGTTTCCGTAATTATaatcatatataatatatcacCTTGGAGAAGCGGTATATCATGAATTTATTGTTGTGACGTGACATAAAAGATTTTTTTGCAACcaaatattgtatttattgaAAGGACTAGACTAGATTGCGTGTATAATTTGCCTTCTTTGTGGTAAGTTTGTTATGGCAAATGTTTTGCACATTTTCAAAAGATAATGTTCATCTCTCTCACACGCTGTTTCATTTTTAGCTGTCTGTTATAGTTCTCTTCATAAGTTTAATAAATAtacaacacaaatgaaattCCAAAGTTATGTTCCGAATCAGGAACAAAGGTAGTGATGTATCACAGGAAACCATTGAGGATGATATCAGCCATCGCAAAAGTGCCTGTATTTCGATGTCTTCTTTGTCATGTTATTGTGATTACCAACCAGGCCAAGTGGGTACTCCGGGTCCACCAGATCCATATGGGACTTGAAGACTCTGCGTTAAGCATGTCACAATTAGTTtgttgtaatttgatttgcttATTTGTTTCTAGTTTAAATTACACCATGAGCTGAAAAATCAGGTCCATAAGGTAACATCTAATACTAAATGTCAACCCTTTATTAGGTCTTTATCATTTCAACTTATATTGTGTTTACATGGTGAACGtctataaataaatgtgtgctTAAAACACATGTTGCGCGATATATATTgtataataaatatatgtaggctGCGCTGTATCTAAATGGCTGCTGTTAGCCTGTcttcagtggtggaaagtacaTATacttaaaggatgagttcacccacAAATTAAAATTCAGTGATTAGGCAGTGCACTTAACTACAACTTTAATGTACTTATACTGTAGTATTTTCTATTTTGAGCTATTTTATATTtcaactccactacattttgaagGGAAATACTGAAGGCTACTTTGTATGTATGTGACAGGAACAAACAGTATATTAAGCATGGTATTTAAAGCAATGTTATAATAGTTTAATAATCAGATAATAAGCAGCATTACAATGACAGGGGCCATTCTGCAGCCTAAAtagtacttttatttttatatgtaaTGTACGTCGGTAGATGACACTTTAATACTTTGACTTAAGAAAATACATGAATGCTGTTTTGTAGCACagtgttttcactgtgtgatGTTGCTCTTTTCTAAATAGTAAATAAATCCAATAAATCTGAACTGGACTTCTTGTCTGTAACGCTGCagacttagaaaaaaaaagatctttcaCTCTCACAAAAAGTTAAGACGTCTACCAGAAATGTCATCGCGTTGACCAACCAACGGAGCTGAGTCTTAAAATCTTCAACTTTTCGGTCTTTATTTTCAGTCAGGGGTTTTCATTATATTTCTTACTTTCAAAAAAGATCGAGCATGCCCTCAACAAGAATACTTCGGTACATATGCAACTTTTTATCCACCGTGAGCTCTTTCACAATATACGATCTATGCTCGCCCTGTCAGCTGAATCGGAGGGGCGTGGCGGAGAGCACGCTTGCTAGTGCCCGTTAATGCTGTCGTAACAGTCAAGTTAGTGTGAGGATTAGCAGGTTGGATACCGTAGCAGCAGCACTGTGTGACTTTCTGAACCTGACAGGTGGAATATAGTACAAACAGCTCGTTAGAGACCCGTGTGTTGAAGGTTAGTACTGATATTTTCCGGCGCACCGGCTGTTCTGAACCAACGCCGGAGCCGAAATGCGAACGTAGCCGTTAGCAAGCGAGCCAGGCCGAGGAGAGCTGGCTGGTTGTATCCTTCATCCGGACGGGAGCATAGATGGTTCACACGCACCAGTTTACCGAGTTTGTCTACGCCGGACAGGATGCGAAAGGACGTGAGGATATTACTTGTGGGGGAGCGTAAGTAAAGCTGTCATTTAAGCTACATTATGTTGGTTAGCAGTGAATGCTGTCTGCAGCGTCAGCCCTCAGTGCTCCTTGTGCACTGATGCTACCAGCTGGGCATGTGATGCTGACAACCACCAGGGTCTCATGATGATGGTGTCTGTGCTCATTTTAAGATGCAAAAATTAACATAAATATCTCAGCTgtagctttttttaaaactgtagGTAGATCTTTTCTCATCCCGTCATACAACTCATAGTCAGACACCACAATGCATGCTGCACTTAGACTAGGAAAACAGACTACCACTATTTTAATGCATGTTCGTGCATTTATAGGAAAGCAGATTAGATTGTGCAAGCTGAGTTTCCCACGTTTTCCTCAACAGATCACTGAACTCATGGCGGTCTTGCAGAGATACACAGCTAAAAATAGATACCatgctctctgtctttctgtgctCATTGAATTCCTGGAATATCATGGGATTTAGGAAAGTGAACTCCAGAGGGACAGAGGAttttattaattgatttgtttgttttgtttatttatcccTCAACAGAAAATCTGTTGTTTTGGCAATAAAGTTGTTTATCAAGTTATTAACAAAACAGTAAGGAATGAAGTTTGTAGTTTATTGAAGGCCCCTGGCTTAGCAATGAAGACCGGTAACTTGAAAaccagagctgcaacaattagtcgaTTAATCGATTGAAAGAAAATGGatcagcaacatttttcaagcaaaattgtcaaacatttgccgattccagcttcttaattgtaaggatttgctgattttctttgtcatgtatGATAGTAAATATAGATTATTTTGGTTTTGAAAGAAGAGGCAATTTGAAGGCGATACTTCAGAAGATGAATCAATATTGAAAATAATCTTTGATTGCTGCCATATTGTAAACAGAGCCAGGATGAGAGCTGCAATTTAGAGATTATATACACCCTTTTAAGTTGGCCTGTGGTGTTGTAATGTCCATACGCAGCTTGGTAAGCTCAATGACAattcatttcattacacataaaatattaatgtTAGGCTAATTGTAATGAGTGTATGCAAAGATCTATCAAATAATCTGTTCAATGTGTTCCTCCCTCGACAGCCAAAGTGGGGAAGACGTCTCTCATCATGTCCCTGGTCAGCGAGGAGTTCCCGGATGTGGTACGGATAAATAATCACCATGTCAGATGTTAAAACTTACCTTTGTGGAATGTGACACCATTGATTTGACTGTATTATTCAAGCTGTCAACATGTAAGTGATAGCCAAGTTTCGTCCGTCCCAGGTTCCCTACCGAGCTGAGGAAATCACTATACCTGCAGATGTCACACCAGAGAGAGTTCCCACACACATTGTGGACTACTCAGGTACATAAAGCCGGTGCCTGGTTCTTTTTTAGACTCTGCAGTGACagacaaagatgataaaataaggAGAACACTTTCCTAGTTTTAACTGGAGAACAATTATCTTTCTCCTATAGATGCAGAGCAGACAGATGAGCAGTTGTTCCAGGAGATCTCCAAGGTCAGTCGGGGTGTCAGGCTTTTCTGTTAACTGTGAGAGAAGTGCTGAGCTCAGGTAGAAGCCTAATGGATGTCTGTctcggtgtctctctctcttaggCAAATGTGATTTGCATTGTTTATGCAGTTAACAACAAGAAGTCCATAGAAAAGGTGAGTTGCCTATGCTGCTAGCATTTTCATAATTTGTTTATATagcaattatatatatatatatatgtatattataaaacattttctctatCTTTTCTACCTTTTGTTTTCCATAGGTGATCAGCCACTGGATCCCCCTCATCAACGAGAACACAGACAAGGACAGCAGGTATGAACTTGTGTAAAAATAGAGTAGAGTTTTCTTTGTCTGGAATGCCTGTTTCCATGAGGTCAAAACTCCTTGCAAAGTTTGTAAACGACTATTTTCTGTAGCAAGAGGCCGGGCATTGGATTTTTCTCCTAGTGATTGAGGTGATGACCCATAGTCACTGGGTGGAAAATGTCTCACTGAAGCCTGGTGGAGGAGAAGCATTTCACATGAGCAGATTCAGCCTCATTCTCTTTTTATGGTGGGAGATTTTCTCTCAGAATCCCTGCTTCTTTTAGGGGAAAATGCTCAAAGACTGAAAAAGGAAGAACTCTTTTGATAAAATGTGTATACTTACGTAATGTCATTTGAATATTATGTTATTTATTAGTGTTAAtacagtgctgtgtttgtgcttttttcCGTCCAGGGTTCCTCTAATCCTGGTGGGGAACAAGTCGGACCTGGTGGAGCACAGCAGCATGGAGACCATTCTGCCCATTATGAACCAGTACAGTGAGATAGAGACCTGTGTTGAGGTGAGGTGGTACATTCTGAGTTCGTTGGCCTAAACAATACTTCCACATTCAAGTAATGCAGCGGAAATGCTACTGATTccgacaacacacacacacacacacacacacacacacacacacacacacacacacacacacacacacacacacacgtagggCAGCACACAATGTCAATAGGGACACATACACAAATGGAAATCAATATCTTCTTCTGTTGTCTACTCATTAAACAGAACATAAAGAAGGGAAGGAACATGAGAGCAGTTCAACAGTAACAGTTTAGTGAAAACTGTCAACTGTTTGAGAACCAACAGgaacagtgttgtttttaggTTGACAGTCATTTTTTACACGTATTTTTAGTCTGTCTGCAGCTTTTAAATTGGTTTTATCTGTCAATTTGAGACACTTAAGTCAATGCAAAAAATGCCCAAAtgatctgttttttatttggtcttcctgtttttttgtgtcatgTACAGTACACACTCCTATATGTAAAGGCCTTTACAACCTTTGCTCTTACATTTTTATGATCCTCACTATCAACCAAACTGAACATGTGTCACTCATGCAAAGTGTTTCTACAGGTATTTGCTGCATACGCTGTATCTTAGTGTCGTCTGAGTGTATTCACATGTGTCCCTCACTGATATTTATATGTCTCTATACATACAGTCCATGCATTACTCtgtacttttcagctttttgcaCTCCTGGTTAAAGCAGCCCCGTAGTTTAAGATGGCATGTATATGCCAAATGTTAGGGTACTAATTGAACATAATAAACCCACAAAACGTAATTTTTTCTGCCTGTTGTGACTATCCTAACTAACCCAGACAAACttggctaactgagccatgagctaattagctaactaTATAGCTACAGCCAGGGATAGCAAGCatagagcagcagttgttggttACTCTGGTCACATGCTGCTTCTTGTTTATTTGGAGCTCCCTTCGACTTCTTGCCATATTTTACAAAGTACACCTTTATATGctggactgtttttttattgcctCAGTATTTGTACTTGGTCTAATGACTAAAAGTATAACCAAATgtaatttgttatttgttaGTAATTTGATTGTGAACTGCCAAACTGTGGAAGCCTGCAGCCTAAAGATAATCTCGTCAATTTTATTGATTGCTGCCATGTTTCGTATACATTAATCTGTTGTCCTCGCCATGTGTTGCTCTTTAACACCGACTACTATCACCTAACAGTGCAGCACTTGTCTTTCTTCAGACCTGTTAATTAGACCAGGCAAGTCAGACAGATCCTGTGTCTTAATACCCTGTCTGGGCATGACTTGGcttgtgtacacacacacacacacacacacacacctatagtgtatgcatgcacacacgcatgcgcacacacatgcgcacacacacacaaacatgcaggaATGTAAACAAGGATGGCCCTACTTTGTCAGTAGTGTCACACTGTAAAGGCATTAAGGCTTTTATCTCCTACAAGGCCGTATGCAGTCTGTTATAGAGGAGCACTGTAGTGTTGACAAACATTATACATGTGTGTAAAACTGaacttccttttttctttgtttatagtGTTCAGCGAAGAACCTGAAGAACATCTCAGAGCTGTTCTATTATGCCCAAAAGGCAGTGTTGCACCCCACAGGTCCTCTCTACTGCCCAGAGAAGAAAGCTGTAAGCGTATACTTTAGAATATACTAAGAATTCtgcatcagtgtttttgttatCCATCGCAGCTTGTTTGTCCCATTTCTCTGTCTGAACTCGGATTTCTTATGTCACTTTTGGGTTAcaaatttgttttgttgaagtgaATTTTTGTTTGCCTCTCTGATTTCCAGATGAAGTCACTTTGTGTCAAAGCCCTGACACGAATCTTCAAAGTGTCAGACTTAGACAATGATGGGATCCTCAACGATAATGAGCTCAACTTCTTCCAGGTAAACTGATGACTGTCATAGCTGACAAAGTTTGGAATTGGTTTAGGGTAACTTTTTGCACAGGACCTCCTTCAATGTTTTGTCCTTCATCTCACAGCGGACGTGCTTCAACACCCCTCTGGAGCCTCAGGCGTTG from Sparus aurata chromosome 1, fSpaAur1.1, whole genome shotgun sequence encodes the following:
- the LOC115580874 gene encoding arf-GAP with dual PH domain-containing protein 1 isoform X2, producing the protein MASLERNNKILLDLVRQPGNNLCADCGAPEPDWASYTLGVFVCLNCSGMHRNLPAVSKVKSIRLDRWEDSLVEFMQKMGNSAARAIYEKYVPAFFYRPQQKDCNVLKDQWIRAKYERGEFTGENSHCQQAYSSDVFESMLWKKGKDNKQFLKRVFLLSRKDFTLRYFIKEDSKVPKAVISMKDLNAVFQPEKISHAHGLQISYLHDERMRNLFVYHENGQVIVSLFNAIRATRLAYLQKKHPTLHVNDLIPQITRHCLKEGYMEKTGPTQREPFKKRWFTLCSGNRKLLYFKSPLDATELGAVFIGTESHSYSVSEISGRSTRGGRWHCGITLQTPGRQFVFMCEQEQEQREWLEAITKVISQAMTPEDYANEANLGRGK
- the LOC115580874 gene encoding arf-GAP with dual PH domain-containing protein 1 isoform X1, which encodes MASLERNNKILLDLVRQPGNNLCADCGAPEPDWASYTLGVFVCLNCSGMHRNLPAVSKVKSIRLDRWEDSLVEFMQKMGNSAARAIYEKYVPAFFYRPQQKDCNVLKDQWIRAKYERGEFTGENSHCQQAYSSDVFESMLWKKGKDNKQFLKRVFLLSRKDFTLRYFIKEDSKVPKAVISMKDLNAVFQPEKISHAHGLQISYLHDERMRNLFVYHENGQVIVSLFNAIRATRLAYLQKKHPTLHVNDLIPQITRHCLKEGYMEKTGPTQREPFKKRWFTLCSGNRKLLYFKSPLDATELGAVFIGTESHSYSVSEISGRSTRGGRWHCGITLQTPGRQFVFMCEQEQEQREWLEAITKVISQAMTPEDYAIDEANLGRGK
- the LOC115580874 gene encoding arf-GAP with dual PH domain-containing protein 2 isoform X4, which encodes MNSNRDCVQFMQKMGNSAARAIYEKYVPAFFYRPQQKDCNVLKDQWIRAKYERGEFTGENSHCQQAYSSDVFESMLWKKGKDNKQFLKRVFLLSRKDFTLRYFIKEDSKVPKAVISMKDLNAVFQPEKISHAHGLQISYLHDERMRNLFVYHENGQVIVSLFNAIRATRLAYLQKKHPTLHVNDLIPQITRHCLKEGYMEKTGPTQREPFKKRWFTLCSGNRKLLYFKSPLDATELGAVFIGTESHSYSVSEISGRSTRGGRWHCGITLQTPGRQFVFMCEQEQEQREWLEAITKVISQAMTPEDYAIDEANLGRGK
- the LOC115580874 gene encoding arf-GAP with dual PH domain-containing protein 2 isoform X3, translated to MHRNLPAVSKVKSIRLDRWEDSLVEFMQKMGNSAARAIYEKYVPAFFYRPQQKDCNVLKDQWIRAKYERGEFTGENSHCQQAYSSDVFESMLWKKGKDNKQFLKRVFLLSRKDFTLRYFIKEDSKVPKAVISMKDLNAVFQPEKISHAHGLQISYLHDERMRNLFVYHENGQVIVSLFNAIRATRLAYLQKKHPTLHVNDLIPQITRHCLKEGYMEKTGPTQREPFKKRWFTLCSGNRKLLYFKSPLDATELGAVFIGTESHSYSVSEISGRSTRGGRWHCGITLQTPGRQFVFMCEQEQEQREWLEAITKVISQAMTPEDYAIDEANLGRGK